A stretch of Saccharomyces cerevisiae S288C chromosome IV, complete sequence DNA encodes these proteins:
- the MSH5 gene encoding MutS family protein MSH5 (Protein of the MutS family; forms a dimer with Msh4p that facilitates crossovers between homologs during meiosis; msh5-Y823H mutation confers tolerance to DNA alkylating agents; homologs present in C. elegans and humans) — protein MSHEWLISASETMRSIGNGEGLRDKGAVVANNDGEFNEGDTNREEDSSTIFSFDFDEEIVMCIDFSGGKLGCSILDYHTKTLKAFDQDYVVNKTTISSHDLIDDADMSSNDISLLLGLLIMEANPTVCLVPARLEDWIFDYIKTKCDEINCRLELQPIKRFKKWDLLQSLQLRGHDNQTILNDILSNSKFTTTVTLGTVGCILANHEQLGEYNDSTASSNMVTGRLVQNAFEDVIHGIRYIDIRDRMVLDENTISALHIFPTAHKLGHDKMMRNGFFSVFELFNQVSSDYARRILKSWLINPLTNKKRIETRYSIIRTLLDKQNAIIFSDLSQSIKRCPDAFGFINQLRSGKSTLGTWSKVASFLEKGIAIFQLVSSLKLGSDEANILHDIKNKVDISALKECLRKVETVIDFDTSRDTKTLTINTGVDNRLDECRNIYNHLEGILLDVARETQIFLLNTMPQEDCKTTKSLEKLVNAVYIPQLGYLVTISVLMEPLLDGIPNLQWEEIFRSSENIYFKNGRVLELDETYGDIYGAISDFEIEILFSLQEQILRRKTQLTAYNILLSELEILLSFAQVSAERNYAEPQLVEDECILEIINGRHALYETFLDNYIPNSTMIDGGLFSELSWCEQNKGRIIVVTGANASGKSVYLTQNGLIVYLAQIGCFVPAERARIGIADKILTRIRTQETVYKTQSSFLLDSQQMAKSLSLATEKSLILIDEYGKGTDILDGPSLFGSIMLNMSKSEKCPRIIACTHFHELFNENVLTENIKGIKHYCTDILISQKYNLLETAHVGEDHESEGITFLFKVKEGISKQSFGIYCAKVCGLSRDIVERAEELSRMINRGDDVVQQCGNLTEKEMREFQKNQEIVKKFLSWDLDLETTTTSENLRLKLKNFLR, from the coding sequence ATGTCCCATGAATGGCTCATAAGCGCATCGGAAACAATGAGAAGCATTGGTAATGGGGAAGGTTTGCGGGATAAAGGTGCTGTCGTTGCCAACAATGACGGAGAATTTAACGAAGGTGATACAAATCGTGAAGAGGATAGCTCTACCATTTTCTCCTTCGATTTTGACGAGGAGATTGTAATGTGTATTGACTTTTCTGGAGGAAAACTCGGGTGTTCTATTTTAGATTATCATACCAAGACTTTGAAAGCGTTTGACCAGGACTACGTGGTCAAtaaaacaacaatttcGTCTCATGATCTTATCGATGATGCAGATATGTCTTCAAACGACATAAGTCTGTTACTTGGACTTTTAATAATGGAAGCAAACCCAACTGTATGCCTAGTGCCGGCAAGATTGGAGGATTGGATTTTCGACTACATTAAGACAAAATGCGATGAGATAAACTGTAGGCTAGAACTACAACCAATAAAACgtttcaaaaaatgggACTTATTGCAGTCATTGCAGTTAAGGGGTCATGATAATCAGACTATATTGAACGACATATTATCAAATAGCAAATTTACCACCACAGTCACCTTAGGTACAGTGGGATGCATCCTTGCAAATCATGAACAACTTGGTGAATACAATGACAGTACTGCTTCAAGTAATATGGTAACAGGACGATTAGTTCAGAATGCTTTTGAAGATGTGATACATGGCATAAGGTATATCGACATAAGGGATCGGATGGTACTGGATGAAAATACTATATCGGCTTTGCATATTTTTCCAACAGCTCATAAACTGGGCCATGATAAGATGATGAGAAATGGTTTCTTTAGTGTATTTGAACTATTCAATCAAGTGTCTTCGGACTACGCCAGGAGAATTTTGAAGTCTTGGCTTATTAACCCATTAACCAATAAAAAACGGATAGAAACAAGATACAGCATCATAAGAACCTTATTGGATAAACAAAACGCCATCATTTTTAGTGACCTTAGCCAATCAATAAAAAGATGTCCAGACGCTTTTGGGTTTATAAATCAGTTAAGAAGTGGTAAATCGACATTAGGGACATGGTCCAAGGTTGCAAGttttttagaaaaaggAATAGCTATATTTCAACTGGTGTCGTCCTTGAAATTAGGTTCAGACGAAGCCAACATTTTACATGATATCAAAAATAAGGTTGATATATCAGCTTTAAAGGAATGTTTGAGAAAAGTAGAAACGGTAATAGATTTTGACACATCAAGAGATACCAAGACGCTCACGATAAATACGGGGGTTGACAACAGATTAGACGAATGCAGAAATATTTATAATCATTTGGAAGGGATCTTACTGGATGTCGCAAGAGAAactcaaatttttttactgaaTACTATGCCTCAAGAAGATTGTAAGACAACAAAGAGTTTAGAAAAGTTAGTGAATGCTGTTTATATTCCCCAATTAGGATACTTAGTAACCATTAGCGTCTTAATGGAACCTTTATTGGATGGCATTCCAAACCTTCAATGGGAAGAGATCTTTAGGAGTTCagaaaatatatacttCAAAAATGGCAGGGTTCTTGAGCTGGATGAAACATACGGCGATATTTATGGCGCGATTtcagattttgaaattgaaatccTGTTTTCCTTACAAGAACAAATTCTGAGAAGAAAGACTCAACTCACTGCTTACAATATACTGCTTAGTGAACTggaaatattattatcgttCGCTCAAGTGTCTGCTGAAAGGAATTATGCAGAGCCTCAATTGGTGGAAGATGAGTGCATATTGGAAATTATTAACGGAAGACATGCTTTGTATGAAACATTCCTTGATAATTATATCCCCAATAGCACAATGATTGATGGCGGGCTATTTTCTGAATTAAGTTGGTGTGaacaaaataaaggaagaatCATTGTAGTCACTGGCGCTAATGCATCTGGAAAGTCTGTATATCTTACACAGAATGGTTTAATTGTGTACTTGGCACAAATTGGTTGTTTTGTTCCAGCAGAGAGAGCGAGAATTGGAATAGCGGATAAAATATTAACTAGAATCAGGACTCAAGAAACTGTTTATAAGACTCAAAGTTCCTTTTTGCTAGATTCTCAACAAATGGCAAAATCACTGAGTTTGGCCACTGAAAAAAGTCTCATTTTAATTGATGAATACGGCAAAGGTACTGATATTTTAGATGGACCTTCACTATTTGGTTCCATAATGCTCAATATGTCCAAGAGTGAAAAATGTCCACGCATAATCGCATGTACACACTTTCATGAACTATTTAACGAAAATGTACTCACAGAGAATATAAAAGGTATCAAACATTACTGCACTGATATACTTATCAGCCAAAAATATAATCTTTTAGAAACAGCACATGTCGGAGAAGATCATGAAAGTGAGGGAATCACATTCCTATTCAAAGTAAAGGAGGGGATCTCAAAGCAGTCATTTGGCATATATTGCGCAAAAGTATGTGGTTTGAGCAGAGATATTGTGGAAAGGGCTGAAGAACTATCTCGCATGATTAATAGAGGCGATGACGTAGTTCAGCAATGTGGAAATCTGACCGAAAAGGAGATGAGAGAATTCCAAAAGAATCAGGAAATAgtgaaaaagtttttatCTTGGGATTTGGATCTCGAAACTACAACAACTTCCGAGAATCTCAGGCttaaattgaaaaatttccttcgctaa